From Streptomyces sp. TLI_053, a single genomic window includes:
- a CDS encoding OB-fold nucleic acid binding domain-containing protein — protein MSGDNSSGQPQGRFRRMLSRLTSSAEELQAEELRQEIAAESGCTPIASCGDRELVTVAGTLRTVTLRPRAGVPALEAELFDGTEALDVVWLGRRSIMGIEPGRRLVASGRISHARGRRVLFNPRYELRPVGHGSE, from the coding sequence ATGAGTGGTGACAACAGCAGCGGCCAGCCACAGGGGCGCTTCCGCCGCATGCTCAGCCGGCTGACCTCCTCCGCGGAGGAGCTCCAGGCCGAGGAGCTGCGGCAGGAGATCGCGGCGGAGTCGGGCTGTACCCCGATCGCCAGCTGCGGGGACCGGGAACTGGTCACCGTCGCGGGCACCCTGCGCACCGTGACGCTGCGCCCGAGGGCCGGTGTGCCGGCCCTGGAGGCGGAGCTCTTCGACGGTACCGAGGCGCTGGACGTGGTGTGGCTCGGTCGCCGCTCCATCATGGGCATCGAGCCGGGGCGCCGTCTGGTCGCCAGCGGCCGGATCAGTCATGCGCGCGGTCGGCGGGTGCTGTTCAACCCCCGCTACGAGCTGCGTCCGGTCGGACACGGGAGCGAATGA
- a CDS encoding DUF3159 domain-containing protein — MSKQSGGDSAAQLGLVEADAEEAARQAQASREAADTVMKAFGGVRGMIDMTLPGLVFIVTYNITHKVPAAAWAALALSALFVVARLLKRETVQHAFSGVFGVAIGAWISMKTGKAENFYLPGLLWNVGYCVGLAVSALVRWPLIGIMLGPVTGEMFTWRKENPGRLAAYTKATWAWVVIMGIKPLILFPLYFTHNVNLLGWLKVALGIPPLLLAMYVTWQILLKAPPPIKAQLDEEPEEGQARSDHEHSAGGPARGN; from the coding sequence GTGAGCAAGCAGTCCGGCGGGGATTCCGCCGCCCAGCTCGGTCTGGTGGAGGCCGACGCCGAGGAGGCCGCCCGGCAGGCGCAGGCCTCGCGGGAGGCCGCCGACACCGTGATGAAGGCGTTCGGCGGGGTCCGGGGCATGATCGACATGACCCTGCCCGGTCTGGTCTTCATCGTCACGTACAACATCACCCACAAGGTGCCGGCGGCCGCCTGGGCGGCGCTGGCCCTGAGCGCGCTGTTCGTGGTCGCGCGGCTGCTGAAGCGGGAGACCGTCCAGCACGCCTTCAGCGGGGTGTTCGGCGTCGCGATCGGTGCCTGGATCTCGATGAAGACCGGCAAGGCGGAGAACTTCTACCTGCCCGGCCTGCTCTGGAACGTCGGCTACTGCGTGGGCCTGGCCGTGTCGGCGCTGGTCCGGTGGCCGCTGATCGGCATCATGCTGGGCCCGGTGACCGGCGAGATGTTCACCTGGCGCAAGGAGAACCCGGGCCGGCTGGCCGCCTACACCAAGGCCACCTGGGCCTGGGTGGTGATCATGGGCATCAAGCCGCTGATCCTCTTCCCGCTGTACTTCACCCACAACGTCAACCTGCTGGGCTGGCTCAAGGTCGCCCTGGGCATTCCGCCGCTGCTGCTGGCGATGTACGTGACCTGGCAGATCCTGCTGAAGGCGCCGCCGCCGATCAAGGCGCAGCTGGACGAGGAGCCGGAGGAGGGGCAGGCGCGGTCCGACCACGAGCACTCCGCCGGCGGTCCGGCCCGGGGGAACTGA